A segment of the Chitinivorax sp. PXF-14 genome:
GTGCACGGTCTGGCCGCAATCAGCCGTGTTTACTTGGCCTTCTGGGGGGTGCAGTTTGCGCACAGGCCGTACAGGTACATCGAGTGGGATTCGATCGTGAAACCATGTCTGTCGGCAATGGCGTCCTGGCGTTTCTCGATTTCCGGATCGAAGAACTCCTCGACCTTGCCGCATTTCACGCATACCAAGTGGTCGTGATGGCCGCCCTGGTTGAGTTCGAACACGGCCTTGCCGGATTCGAAGTGATGGCGCACCAGCAGACCCGCCTGCTCGAACTGGGTCAGCACGCGGTAGACCGTGGCCAGGCCGATGTCGAGGTTCTCGGCCAGCAGCAGCCTGTAGACATCTTCTGCAGACATGTGACGTTGCCCTGCGGTCTCGAACAGATTGAGGATCTTCAGGCGCGGTGCGGTGGCCTTGAGGCCGATGTCTTTCAGGTCGCTGGCTTTGCTCATGGTGATACAGGTCAGGGCTATTGATTTCGGTTATAGTATAGCGTTTGCGTGCCGTTGCAAAACCAGCGGCCTTCGCGACATCTCTCCAACTGCTACACAAGTTATTGTCCGCAATGCGAAAAATTCTGATTGCCGCCACACTCGGGGGCGTCCTCTCCGCCTGCAGCGTGTTGACC
Coding sequences within it:
- the fur gene encoding ferric iron uptake transcriptional regulator, producing the protein MSKASDLKDIGLKATAPRLKILNLFETAGQRHMSAEDVYRLLLAENLDIGLATVYRVLTQFEQAGLLVRHHFESGKAVFELNQGGHHDHLVCVKCGKVEEFFDPEIEKRQDAIADRHGFTIESHSMYLYGLCANCTPQKAK